Sequence from the Ereboglobus luteus genome:
GCTGCCGATGGCCGTTCAAGTGCGGCAGCTTTATGGCAAGGGCGGAGCGGTGCGCCGGTTCTTCACCAGAATATTCCTGCCGGGCTGGTCGAGCGCGGCGCAATTCACGTTTGTCGGATTGTGCCTGTTTGGCGCGCTGGTGCTCGCAGGCGCGTTTCCCGACGAGTTGCCGCATGCGCGGTTTTTGCGCGTGCTCGCGCTTGTGTGGGTGGCGGTGGTGACACCCGCTGCGCTGATCTCCCTGTTCCTGCGCCGCGTGAGAGTGTTTCCGTTGATCATCTACGGGCTGCTCCAAAGTGGAATCGGGCTTCTGTGCATTTTCGCCGCGTTCGTCATTCACGAAACACAGGCGTCGGGAAACATAAGCCGCACGATCGACAACCTGTTTCGCGTGATGCCGGTGACCGGTTTTTGGTTCGAGCTCGGCTATATGACGCGACGCCATGGCGACTGGAGCACGATGGTCACGGGACTGCAGTTTCTCGTTTTTGTGGCGGCGGTGGGTTTTGCGTGGTGGTGCAGCAGGCCGTTTTTCGCGGCGGTGCGCTCGGGGGTGCGGAGCATCAAGCCCGAGCCGGAAACAAATGACGACAAATGAGCAACGCGCCCGCACCCACCCTGAACGCGCAAACGACCGCCTCGCCGCATCGCGAGGGGATCGAGGCGGCGCGGCGCTACCGGCTGCCTTTCGGGCGGCAAAGCTGGCGCGGTTATCAGGGCGCGTGGCAGGGCGCGGGCACGGGAAGCTCGATTGATTTTCAGGATCACCGCGCGTATGCGCCGGGCGACGATCCTCGCTACATTCACTGGGCGGCGTATGCGCGCACCGGGCAGTTGACGATGAAACTTTATCGCGCGGAGGTGTCGCCGATGGTGGATGTCGTCGTGGATGTGTCGGAGTCGATGACGTTTGACGCGGCGAAGGCGGCGCGCATGGAGGCGCTGGTGGCGTTTGGCGTGGCGAGCGCCGACGCTGCGGGCGCGCCGGTGCGCGTGTTTGCCTCGCGCGGGCGCGAAACGCGCTCCGTGCCCGTGGAAAGTGTGCGCGCGGGCGACTGGCGCGGGAGGCTGGCATTCGGCGCGCCCGGCGAGCGCGCCCTGCCTTCTGTGCCGTCGCATTTGCCGTGGCGCGCGGGCGCGTTGAAGGTGCTGGTGTGCGATTTGCTTTTTCCGGGTGATCCGTCGCCGCTGTTGTCCGCGATGTCGGCGGGCGGCGGCTCGGCGGTTGTGTTTGCGCCGGCGCTCGCGACGGAGGCGGAGCCGCCGCTGCGCGGCAATGTGGAGCTGGTCGATTGCGAGAACGGGGAAAAGCGCCACCAGCGCATCGACGACGATCTGGCGGCGCGTTATCGCGTGGCCTACGAGCGGCATTTTGAATTGTGGGACGAGGCGGCGCGGCGTTGCGGCGCGACGCTCGTGCGCGTGCCCTGCGAGGGCGCGCTCGTGAATGTGCTTGGCGGCGAGGCGCTCGTCCGGGGCGCGGTGGAGGTGGCAAGATGATTCCGACCCTTTCCAACCTTGCCGGGCTTTGGGCGCTGCTGGGGATTCCGGTGGTGGTGGCGATTCATTTTTTGCAACAGCGCTCGCGCACGGTTCGCACAAGCACGCTGTTTTTGATGGAGGCGCTCGCTCCCGAAAGCCGCGAGGGCCGGCAGTGGGAGCGGTTGCGTTTCTCGCGGGCGTTTTGGCTGCAAATCGCGGCGGTGCTGCTCGCGACGTGGGTGCTCGCGCAGCCGCGATGGACGCGCAACGAGTCGGCGCAAGTGGTCGTGGCCGTGCTCGACGATTCGGTGTCGATGCGCGTGTTTCGCGACGGGACGGCGCGCGCCGTTGAGAAGGCGTTTTCGCAAAACGAGGGGCGCGCGGCGCACACCGAGTGGGTCGTGATGACGAGCAATCCCCGGCATCCGGCGCTTTATCGCGGGGCGGACAAGCGCGCGGCGCTGGCCGCGGTGTCGGCCTGGACTCCGTCGAGCGGAACACACGAGACGGAAAGCGCGCTGCGGCTTGGTCGCGCGTTGGCGGGAGCTTCGGGCGCGACATGGTTTTTCACGGACAGGCGCGGGCGCGCCCCGGCGGACCAGCCGACGGCGGGCGTTGGGCGGCGGATAAACAACGTGGGATTTGCGGGGGCGCGTGTCGGGCGCAACGAATGGCGCGCGCTGGTGCGGAATTATTCCAGCGAGGCGTTGAGCCGCGAGTGGTGGGTTGAGAGCGGCGGGCAAAAAAGCGCGCCTCAACGAATCGAGATCGAGCCCGGCGGATTGATCGAGCTGTCCGCAAAGTTTCCCGAAGGCGCGGAGTCGTGCGAGCTCGTGCTGGCGGGCGACGAGTTCACCTTGGACGACCGGTTGCCCATGGTTCGGCCCGTTCCGAAACGACTTTCGGCGAGCATGGAAATGAACGGCGAAGGCGCGCGCGTGTTTTTCCGCAAACTGGCGGAGAGCGTGGAGGGCGTGGAGTTCGTGCCGCGCGACTCGGGCGCGCTGAGGCTGGCGGATTTGCAGGACGGGAGCGTGCCGCCGAAGGGCGCGGCGATTTTTGTGGCGCGCGCGCCGGCGGGCGATGATGCGCGGCGCACGGTGCGGACCGCGCCCGCGGTGGCGGAGCGCCATGCGCTGACGGCGGGGTTGAACTGGCAGGGCCTGGTGGGGACGGGCGCGGCGGGATTGCGGCGCGCTGAGGGCGCGGAGGTGTTGCTGTGGCAGGGCGGCGAGGCGCTGGCGTGGGTGGCGGACAGGCAGTTGTTTTTGAATTTCGACTGGGAAACAAGCAACGCGGCGCGCCTGCCGTCGATGGTGCTGCTCGCGCGGCGTTTCATCGAGGAGACGCAAGCGTATCAGGATGCTGGATACACGGCGAACTTTGACGCGGGCTCGCGAATCCGCACCGGCGGAGGCGGTCTCGCGGGCGCGCTGACAATCGAGACGGGCGGCGGGACGCGCGAGCTGACGGTTGCGGAGGCGGGCGTGTTGCGCGCGCCGGACGAGCCGGGATTTTTCACGATCAGGCGCGGCGACAAAATTTTGGTGCGCGGCTCGGCGCAGTTTGCCGACGCGCGCCAGGGGGATTTTCGCGAGTGCGAAAGTTTTGTGTCGGGCGCGCGTGATGCGAGGGCGGAGCGCGAAGTGTGGATGCTCAATTCGCGCGGCGATCCGCTGGCGAATGCGTGGCTGCTGCTCATGGGCGGGCTGCTGATGTGGAGCTGGTGGCCGCGCGCGGGCGCGCTCCGCGAAACACGCGTCAATGAAGGGAGGACCGCATGAGTTTTCACGCGCCGGAATGGTTTTTTCTTGTGCCGCTGCTGATTGTGATCGGCTGGCGGTTTCGCGCGTTGCGACTGTTTGAGCCGGCGAGGGCGGCGGCGCTGCTGGCGTGCGTGCTGGCGCTGGCCAATCCACAGGCGCGCATGGGCGGAAGCGGGTTGGATTTGTGGGTGCTGGCGGACAGGTCGGACTCGGCGGCGGCGGTGACGGCGGCGCAGGCGCCGGAGGTGGAATCAATTTTGAGGAGATCAAAACGCGCCGATGACCGGGTGTTTTTTGTGGATTACGCCGTCGACGCGGTGAGACGCGACCAGGGCGACCCGGTGTTTCGCGGGGGCACGCATTTGACGCGCACGGGCGCGGCGCTGGATTTTGCCCTGGCGCAAATCGAGACGGCGGGGCAACGCCGCGCGTCGAGATTGCTGCTTCTGGGCGACGGGTTTTCGACCGAGCCGCTTGGCGACGCGGCGGAGCGCATGTTGCGCAGCGGCGTGCCTCTTGATTACAGGCTGGCTGGAGCAGGGTTGGAGCAGGATTTTCGCGTGGAGCGCGTGTCGGTTCCGAACCGGGTGCTTCCGGGCGAGGCGTTTCTGGTGGAGTTTTTTATTGTCGGCTCGGGGCCGGGCGCGGACGGCGCGGCGCGCGTGCCTTGGGAGGTTTTTCGGGGCGGCCGCGTGGCGGCAAGCGGCGAGGCGGTGTTGCGCAACGGCGCGGCGCATGTGCAGTTGAGCGACCGGCTCGCGGCCGGGGGGCGGGGCATTACGAGGTGCGGATTCGGCCGGCGACGGACGCGCATCCCGAGAACAATTCGGGCGAGGCGTGGGTGGAGGTCACGGGCGGGCCGCGGGCGCTGCTCGTTTCAAATTATCCGGACGACCCGCTGGCGGGTTTGCTGGCGGCGATGGGTTTTGAGGTGGAGCACGCGGGCGATCCGGCGGCGCTCACGGAGACGGCGTTCGCGGGGGCGCGGCTTGTGGTGATCAACAACGTGCCCGCGCACAGGGTGGGCGCGCGGTTTTTGCGCGGACTGGACTTTTTTGTGAGGGAGCAGGGCGGCGGATTGTTGATGGCGGGCGGTGAAAACAGTTTCGGCGCGGGCGGTTATTTTGCGTCGCCCGTGGACGCGCTGCTGCCGGTGTCGATGGAGTTGCGCAAGGAACAGCGGCGGCTCGCGACGGCGATGGCGATTGTGATGGATCGCTCGGGGAGCATGGCCGCGAGCGCGGGCGGCGGGCAGACAAAGATGGACCTGGCGAACACGGGCGCGGCGCGGGCGATCGAGCTTTTGGGCGACCATGACGCGGTGTCGGTGCACGCGGTGGATTCGACGGCGCACGAGGTCGTGCCGTTGATGCAGGTGGGGCCGAACCGTGACAAGTTGATCAGCGCGGTGCGGCGTGTGGCGAGCGAAGGCGGAGGGATTTTTGTGGGCGAGGGATTGCGCGCGGGTTGGGCGGAACTGCGGAAGGCCCGGACCGGACAGCGGCATTTGATTTTGTTTGCCGACGCCGCGGACGCGGAGCAGCCGGATGATTACAAGGAGACGCTCGCGGAGATGCGCGCGGAGGGCGCGACGGTGAGCGTGATCGGCATGGGAACGCGCATGGACAGCGACGCGGCGCTGCTGGAGGAAATCGCGGCGCTGGGCGGCGGGCGGTGCTTCTTCGGCGAGACGGCGGCGGAGCTGCCCGCGATTTTTGCGCAGGAAACGGTGTCGGTCGCGCGCTCGGCGTTTGTGAAGGAGCTGACCGAGGCGGCGGGCACGGCGGGGTGGGGCGAGATCGCCGCGAAGACCCCGGAGTGGCCGCCGGCGGTGGACGGTTATAATTTGAGTTATTTGCGCGACGGCGCGACGGCGTCGTTTGTGACGACGGACGAGTATCAGGCGCCGCTTGTCGCGGTGTGGTCCCGGGGCGCGGGGCGCGTGGGCGCGATTTCGTTTGCGCTCGGCGGAAACTATTCCGGGGCGGCGCGCGCGTGGAGCGGACTGGGCGATTTTGAGCAGACGTTGTGCCGCTGGCTGGCGGGC
This genomic interval carries:
- a CDS encoding vWA domain-containing protein; the encoded protein is MRIRPATDAHPENNSGEAWVEVTGGPRALLVSNYPDDPLAGLLAAMGFEVEHAGDPAALTETAFAGARLVVINNVPAHRVGARFLRGLDFFVREQGGGLLMAGGENSFGAGGYFASPVDALLPVSMELRKEQRRLATAMAIVMDRSGSMAASAGGGQTKMDLANTGAARAIELLGDHDAVSVHAVDSTAHEVVPLMQVGPNRDKLISAVRRVASEGGGIFVGEGLRAGWAELRKARTGQRHLILFADAADAEQPDDYKETLAEMRAEGATVSVIGMGTRMDSDAALLEEIAALGGGRCFFGETAAELPAIFAQETVSVARSAFVKELTEAAGTAGWGEIAAKTPEWPPAVDGYNLSYLRDGATASFVTTDEYQAPLVAVWSRGAGRVGAISFALGGNYSGAARAWSGLGDFEQTLCRWLAGEDVPQGLGLRTETSGGRLAVDLFYDESWASRIARSGPVAMLAESGAGLGSENVRELVWEKIEPGHFRATTELTPGRLARGVVRVGGSGRGGRSATLVFGPASVSGSLEWNFDRARAQELRQLSVRSGGVERLDLASVWDAPRPATVRSVRGWVIAAFIALALLDALLTRIGVRLVRRRV
- a CDS encoding DUF58 domain-containing protein, producing the protein MSNAPAPTLNAQTTASPHREGIEAARRYRLPFGRQSWRGYQGAWQGAGTGSSIDFQDHRAYAPGDDPRYIHWAAYARTGQLTMKLYRAEVSPMVDVVVDVSESMTFDAAKAARMEALVAFGVASADAAGAPVRVFASRGRETRSVPVESVRAGDWRGRLAFGAPGERALPSVPSHLPWRAGALKVLVCDLLFPGDPSPLLSAMSAGGGSAVVFAPALATEAEPPLRGNVELVDCENGEKRHQRIDDDLAARYRVAYERHFELWDEAARRCGATLVRVPCEGALVNVLGGEALVRGAVEVAR
- a CDS encoding BatA domain-containing protein, giving the protein MIPTLSNLAGLWALLGIPVVVAIHFLQQRSRTVRTSTLFLMEALAPESREGRQWERLRFSRAFWLQIAAVLLATWVLAQPRWTRNESAQVVVAVLDDSVSMRVFRDGTARAVEKAFSQNEGRAAHTEWVVMTSNPRHPALYRGADKRAALAAVSAWTPSSGTHETESALRLGRALAGASGATWFFTDRRGRAPADQPTAGVGRRINNVGFAGARVGRNEWRALVRNYSSEALSREWWVESGGQKSAPQRIEIEPGGLIELSAKFPEGAESCELVLAGDEFTLDDRLPMVRPVPKRLSASMEMNGEGARVFFRKLAESVEGVEFVPRDSGALRLADLQDGSVPPKGAAIFVARAPAGDDARRTVRTAPAVAERHALTAGLNWQGLVGTGAAGLRRAEGAEVLLWQGGEALAWVADRQLFLNFDWETSNAARLPSMVLLARRFIEETQAYQDAGYTANFDAGSRIRTGGGGLAGALTIETGGGTRELTVAEAGVLRAPDEPGFFTIRRGDKILVRGSAQFADARQGDFRECESFVSGARDARAEREVWMLNSRGDPLANAWLLLMGGLLMWSWWPRAGALRETRVNEGRTA